The Aspergillus flavus chromosome 6, complete sequence nucleotide sequence TGTGGCACCTAGATGAGTTATTAGCTTAGAGGTTAGACACTGCAGGGTTGCAGGCATCCGGCGCTATGGCAGATGTTAGTTTCCTGGACTGACTCATGTTCTCAACATGTTCTTACAATTTGCTTGAATTTTTCTGATTCCGGTTCGCTGTTATGTCTTCGTCCGAAAAATTCTCGGAGACAGAAAATTACGTGATACGTACTGAGGTTTGACCTGAACACCCGAGAAATGCGACTACTGCATAGAATCTCCTCGGTGTCGAACGCGCTAGGCCGAAGGTTTACCCTAATGTGCCGATCCCGTGTGGTCTGTGTGTGTCCATCATTTCCTTCCATGGACATTGCCCGCCCACTCCCCGGCTGGCTGATGAAGGGGAGAACTCAGCTCAGCTCCGCTGGACCTTCGTAGATCCTGTGCGATATCGGCTGTATCCAATATGATCTGCTAGCCACGTATCCTTGATCCCCGCTGCAAAGCAACAAGTGGGCTCGGCAGGCATTTGTACTTACATTCTCAGCCAGCCCGAAGATTATCTGATGGCACTGGACTAACTAAGTAAGATCCGTTGGTTGGTAGGACTTCTCGGCAAGCGAAGCGTTCATTTTTTAAGTTTTTATATCGCCCTTTGGGGGTGTCGGACCCGGAATGGAAGTTTTCATATATACCCAGGAGGCAGAACAGTATATTCCACTCGATCTGCTGAACCTGGGCAGGCACAGTCTACACACGCTGCTATCGACTATAAACTTTCCACAGAAAACATGCTGTCATTCTCAAACGGCACAAACCTCGTCAAGAAATTGACGGAAATGGCAACCGGACGGGACACTTGAGGGGACTTTCTGTCGGAAATAGGGCAGTTGAGTTTATCTGGCTACGATTCATGGGATATTCGGCCAACACCTTCACCCAAATCATACCCGCAAGAAAGTTCCAAGACATGCTCCAGCATGATCAGCTTCTTTCAGCGCCATTAGCCGCGCTCTACTGGACCGCACAAGGCCGATCCGTGAAGGATGTCTTCGGTCCATTCTATCTCAAGCCGGACTTAGACACGGCTTATATTGAGACTGGCTCTGATGGCACTCGAGCCATACTGGCCACAGACTTTGTGGACAAAGTTCAAGATCCCCTTCCATTGTGTCCACGCTCAAATCTGCGACGGCTGTGCCATGTTATCTCGGATATTGCCGGCTTCTCAGCTCTCGTAGGACTCGAGGTGGAAGTTATTTTCATGCGTCCTGTAACGGGGGGACAGCACTGATCGCGAATTTGAGATGATCAACAAGGATCACTCCTGGGGGAGTATGTCAGCAGATGATAGAGAGTATTTGAAAATGATCGAGTGCATTGTGCGAGAATTATCCGCCGTGGGCTTATTCGTCGACAATGTCCATGCCGAGTGCGCCCCGGGCCAGTGGGAGTTTGTTCTGCCCCCAGCAGATCCAGTGCAGGCTGTCGACGATCTTGCCAAGGCCCGACATACTATTACTTGCGTAGCCGAGTCATTCGGGCTACGCGCGACCCTAAGCCCCCGGCCGCATACTGGCAAATCGCCAACGGGCAGTCATGTCCATATGTCGCTGAACCCAGTAACACAGGCCACCCAGCCTCTGTCAGATGCATTCTTTGCCGGGGCCATCGCCCACCTTCCGTCTATACTAGTCTTCTGCATGCCACAGGTCGCCAGCTACGAACGTGTGGCAGCTGGTTGCCGTGCCTGAGGTGTGTACGCGACGTGGGGCTGGTACAATAAGGAGACCCCGCTTCGACGCATGCGGGATAATCGATTTGAGATCCGAGTGATGGATGGCCTTGCCAACCCGTATTTAGCCCTGAGTTCTATCTTAGCCGCAGGAATTTTGGGAATACAAACCAAGGCCTCATTAGGCACTGGTGTCGCGAATGGAATGGACCCGGCCAAGCTGTCAGCAGACGAACGGGATGCTACAGGAGCTCATAAAGTACTTCCCGCGTCACTTGAAGAGAGCCTGGCAGCTTTGGAATGCGATCAAGAATTGATAGACCTGCTTGGTGAGCAGCTCGTGCGAGTCTATTTGATGATCAAACGAAGGGAAGCAGATGATTTCAAAGCCATGGATCCATCGGAACAGAAGAGATGGTTAATTTCGGAATTTTAAAAGGCTTCAAATCGTGGACCGGAGTTTTGCTGTGGGTTAAACACTCATGAAGCCTTGGATCTTAAATCCAGTCAGCGCTCATTGTGGTTGTATATCGTTTCCGTTTTACGAATCTTGTGGGCtgtatataaaagatatcaGGACCAGGAAACACCCTTGGCGCAGTGGGTCGGATAGTTCCgtataatttttatagatactCTGTATAGTACAAGGATTAAGCGTCTGttttatagattagtatagGTATGACTAAGCTGTGGATGACCAATAATATAGCTTTTCTTAGTTAGGATAATCACGTGAATATGACGTAAGAGCATCTGTTGATTTTCTTTGAGAGTCTGGACTCTCGGATGCAACCATCTGTCTTTATCCCCAACTTCCAGTTCACTTACTGAAGATGTACCTTTTGGACTGTCTCTGAATCACtaaaatgaaaaagacaTTGCTCCTTGTTTTTATCCACGGCTTCAAGGTACGATTCCTCACTACATACTTTGAACTATTGGATCGTTCTACCCCGCATGTGTCAACATTGATTGTCATACCAGTAGAGCCATGACGCTGATAGACCTGTCATAGGGAGATGACGATACCTTCGGAAATTTCCCGGGGCATGTACGTGCACTCATCGGTCGTGCCCTTCCTGCTATAACGGTCGCTACAGTTGTGTACCCTAAGTACCAAACCAGAGGAGACCTGAAAGAATGTGTGGGCCATTTTCGAGAATGGTATGTGCCATTTACATGCTGTGTACTCTATAGATTTGCTGTTTTTGTGGCATCCCAAATCACTGACAGTGTTTCTTCACTACAGGTTACAAGACCAAGTCATAGATCTAGAAGTCGCCAACCGAACAGCCTCACCTACCGTTGATCCTTCAGTTCATGTCTTTCTAGTTGGGCACTCGATGGGGGGCATTGTCGCCGGAGAAACGCTTCTTCTACTAGCCTCAGAGCAGCCGATTCCTGCCAAAACCTCACCCGCAAACTCGGAAACGGCCGCCAATTCGCAAATTCTTGAATCTGGCTCGTTCATGTTCCCTCATATTCAAGGAGTACTTGCATTCGACACACCATTCTTGGGGATAGCCCCAGGAGTCGTCTCATACGGTGCAGAAGGACAATATAAGAATGTTACGACTGCGTACAATGCGATCACGGAAGTAGCAGGCCTGTTCGGGTTTGGGGACAGCAGCGGCTCATCTACCAAGGCAGCAAGTGCCAATCAGGGGGCCACAAGCAATAAATCCTTACCTCCACAGCAGGCTAGTGCTGCCAGTCCATCTTCAGATGCTGCGGCGACACCATCTTGGCAGCGGTGGGGTCGATATGCTATGTTTGCAGGGGCCGCAGGGGCTGTGGCAGCAGGAGGAGCGGCTGCAATGTATTCTCAACGCCAACGCTTGACCGACGGATGGGGTTGGGTCTCATCTCATCTTGCATTTGTTGGGTGCTTGGCTCGTCCCTCAGATCTTCGCCACCGCATATCACTCTTGTCCGAGGTACAGAGGGAACGGGGAATTGGCTGTACCAATTTTTTTACAGCCTTGGGCAAGAATGCAACGTCGCTGGTAGAGACCTCGAGCCAAGGGAAGACATCACTGACTCAAAGAATTATTCGCTCGAAATATCGCACGTTCTGCACCCTCCCTCCTGAAGTGGAAAACGAAGATGCCGCGTACGACCCGAAAGCAGGACTCGGATGGGTCAAAGCTGTGAATGATAAGGCAGCAGACGAAATTAAGGCGCACGTTAGCATGTTTTTACCAAAGGAAAACCCTGCTTTTTATGAACTGGTCAATGAAGCGTGCAAGATCGTGGTGGCGTCGGTCGACCAGGGATGGTATTCGACCGCGACGGGGCCTGTAGAGGAAGTTGACGGCGACCTGCCGCGGACCGAGACCGCCAGGACCCCTGCCGACCATGATAGTGGCTTCATGGATGGTGACGATGTCGTAATTGTGGAATAAAGGCTACGATTGGTCGTCGACTCTTTCCAAATTCGAGCGTAACTCGCTTACGCGCCCTATTCTCGGGAACGCAGGACCACCGTTTGGACCACCTGCACGGCCTCTGCAGGATTGAATTTGAGCTAATTATGCCAGTCGGCACAGCCGACGCATGATATCGCTTATGACGGTTCCATCTTTTCCGGTGTTACACCCCCTATTCCGTACGGATCGCACCTTGGTGGTTGAGGGGGCAAAGAATGGTGCGATAAATAGTCCATACAATAACAAGGTGGGGGGTTGAGATTATGTTGTTAATTTAGCCACGGACTGTCTCCGAAATCGCCATGGGTTTTCCACCCAATCCATCACGGGATCGAACTGTGGGGATTGAGGAACGGTCATAGATCGATCCCCTGCTCCACCGATTATTGTCCTAGGCTCCTGACAGCCGCGGAACTATTTTCCTAGGCACATTAGTGACACCACAATCGTCCCTCCATTCCTTATTCCCGGCCAAGCGTCAGGGTTGATTTTAACCGATGGCATTTATTCTTCGTCTTACACTGCATGGTTGGCAGTCTCGTACAAAAGGCGATATATGCCATGTGAAATGTTCTCAATGATTCAATGATTCAAAGCAAACAGGAGGTTTGAAGAACAGCTTGGATCACTTTAATCGTGTAACTAGTCTAGATACAAAACTGAGTTGGCTTATCCACTGTACACATCACACAGAAGTGGTCAGGAATATCAAAGAAAACGTCGTATGAATCAACGCTACCGTCGCAtgagaaattgaaagaaaacatcaTTGAGAATGTAACAGTCGACGTTCCACACACGACTGGCAAAACGTtacaataataaaaaaaaaataacagaaaaataaaaaaataatattcaGCCACGCTCAAACTCAGGCATTAACTCGTTAGGCCGCAACAACGCGAATCAATGACTAACTTTGAAAGACTAGAAAAAATCAAATAGGTAATCCGCGAATATGATCGTCACAAAATATATCAAACCTAATAGTGACTAATAATTGTGATTGTTATAAGCCGACGCTCGATGGTGATACATGCTTCCGGCGTACTCCGAATTTGTGTCCTGGTAGACTGTTGCgcgacgatcttcttccggAAGAAATTCCTTAACCTCCCATGTATTGGGTTTGATACCGACGGAGAATTCGAGATCTTCTTTCGTAATGTAATCCCAGAACTGGGGATGATCAGCACCCGCATACATTAAGTGTGGAGTAGGGGTTAGATAACGGAAACTGCGACCAACGTACCTTGTAAACCATCATGACGGCGAGCAGATTACAGATGGTGGTGAAGAACAGACCGTCCAAGTAATGTTGGACATTCTCGCAGATGGTGTCACTGAACGCGTAGAGGAGCACCTGACCACAGATGAAGACCAGGAGGCCGAACGCGATATGGCCGAGTGGCCAACGGTCTTCGAGCGTATTCATGACCAATAGGAGTTGCATGATGAGGTAGACTGCTATACAGATCGCGTTGAGGATGTATAGTACTACAAACATGCCGACGGTGTTGGTGGGACTGAGCCCGCCCCATGACTTGAACGTCAGGAGGGAGATGACGAATGAGATGGCGAACATCGCTGTGGAGGTGAGACGGAGTAGCCAGACTGAGAGCGCTGTTCCATCTTCGTAGAGCTGGAATCCCACAAATCCGTTGACGAGTAGACTCGTGCATAGGGCGGAGGTTAGGCCGTTTTGCACAGCGACGAAATAAGGGAACGGGCCGCTCCTGGGCGGAACCACCCCGGCGTCGATGACCAGGGAGCACATTGTTAGGAGCATGTAGATGTAAAAGAACGTGATGATCTCCTTGCGACCTGGATAGTCGCGAACGGGATTAGTGGTTGTTCTCTCATTCTGAGTAAATTGCGATTTTTGGTTTACGTACCGACCGCGGTGAACTTGGACCTAATGTGTAGAATCATAATGACTGTCATAGCCAGCGCTATGATATGAACGAAGGATGCGGCGCCTTCGAAGATGATTGTGTTGGCCAGTTCAATGTTTCGCGCATAGCAATTGGGGATGATGCCGGTTGCGCCTGATATCGAGGAGGCCGGGCCCACCAGAGAGCACAGTGGCAGCGCTGCCTTCTGACAGATCGTGTCGAAGTCACCGAACCCCATTTCGAGCGCCCGTTGAAGCTGGGTGTAGTATAGCTGAGGGATTGTTTGGGTCGTCCGATGATATCGCAAGATGAGCGGATCCGAGCCGTCTCCACAACGACGGACGGAGACGGGTTTCCAATGATCCAGATAGGACTTCCGCGGCGTCCACAGGAGTGTATGCAACGAATGACTGGTGTATTCCGGGGAAATGAAGCAAGACGAGTGAGATCCCGATAGTGAGGCGAACGACAATTAGCGTCCGACGAGGGGTTCTGGCCTTGTTTCTCCTGGTTTGAGGCTTCTGGAACAAGAATCACGAGGTGCGCTAAATCCAGATCAAGGCTAGCCCAGATAAGCTTAGTCCGAGGTTGCTATTCTGGGATTAGTGCGTCTCCCCGGATAGGCCACCTTCGCGCTAGCCCATCTTGGTAACGTGTTTATCTAGCCCGAGCTGGAGGCCCTAAAGCAGCATGCTAACCGCCTCTGGTTAGGTTGGGGGAGCCTTCCAGCTATACAAAGTTCACATTCTCCAGAGATGTCGAATGAGGCCACCGGAGGTCACAGACAAGCCTGGCCATGCAAGT carries:
- a CDS encoding chitin synthase III catalytic subunit, whose product is EMGFGDFDTICQKAALPLCSLVGPASSISGATGIIPNCYARNIELANTIIFEGAASFVHIIALAMTVIMILHIRSKFTAVGRKEIITFFYIYMLLTMCSLVIDAGVVPPRSGPFPYFVAVQNGLTSALCTSLLVNGFVGFQLYEDGTALSVWLLRLTSTAMFAISFVISLLTFKSWGGLSPTNTVGMFVVLYILNAICIAVYLIMQLLLVMNTLEDRWPLGHIAFGLLVFICGQVLLYAFSDTICENVQHYLDGLFFTTICNLLAVMMVYKFWDYITKEDLEFSVGIKPNTWEVKEFLPEEDRRATVYQDTNSEYAGSMYHHRASAYNNHNY